atgaaaactatagggttaaaattgatacaattaatagtagagggacgaaaatgagaactcatgcaaactagagggaccatttttataaatttcccGAGCGGAAATGGTTCGGTTTGCACCTTAGGTGGGAAGAATTTGAACTCCAATAAAATATTGTGTTAATTTGCTAACCATCGTGCATATATGTACACCGATCTAAATTAAGAGGAAAAGAGTAGGTAGTCGGTAGAGTGGAATTGACGTAACTCACTGGTAATACTAATAcattagaaaaagaaattgaaaaaacaaaaacagttttgacatatgcatgttttgttgttattttgtttcttttctgtaTGTGACTATTTCTTGGACTCTTATGTATTGCACTTGCTTTATCTGTTTCCAACCTCACATAAATTTGGCCATCTACAACTGTGGTttacttatatatatgtgtgtgtgtccgCGCTTTTTTATCGTGGCCTAGTAATTAACCCATCTAAAGCTTACGTGGTGTGTAAGAATTCAACTTGACACTTTCAATGCGCGCATGGTATATATCTTTGTGTAATTATCAGAAGTTGTGTTAATTTAATTTGTAcattccttgttttttttattaaatccgATGTTGAAATCTTTAAGAAAATCTCGACATGACATAGACACATGTACTATATATAGCTAAGGTGAAATTCTAATGGTCGTCCCATCCCTTGCAAAGATCGATAGACTATTGGTAAGTCAATGAGTTCGATCTTAGCTACTGCGTGTTCTCACTGAAGGAGTAAAAACTAGGCTAAACAATTAGACTTGCACCGTTCCAGTCAAATAGCTAACAACTCAGCCCGAGTGAtcctttattttatatatatatatatatatatatatcaacctTCGGAGCTTACTGTCTTCTCAATGTTTGACTTGCTCTTCGTGCGTGTGATTTTGGACGTCTAGGTGGTGATGGGAGGTGAATGACGTTGCCCCATTTAGGGCAAACATATATGGTCAGGCCAAGTCATGCACACAATGTAATAATATTGGTCATTACATTTTTTCTCCTTTGCTGTGTTTTGGGGATTTTGAACTGCACACCATCAAAATTAGGCTTGGCAATCATACGAACCCATCTAAAATTCAGTTGGGTTCGGAGTGACAATGTCCCGGCTCTAAACCTgtcccaatatatatatatatatatatatatatatatatattcacactgagtcaggttccggtgagggatcccgcattttaataaaatgcgggactctccttcccgattgaatttcaatgatccgagccgctcaaagtgatcagaatgtgattttaagggtccccgtgagaaatcagcaaaaaaaaataaccgggaagggcttcatctgagcagttttcattgaacggttcaaaaaaaactgcttgaatgaagctctttccggtcatttttttttgctaatttcaagcggggatccttaaaatcacgttctgcacacattgaacggtttgaattttcaaaatttgatcaataaatgaaaatcccgcattttaataaagtgAGGAATCCCGCACTTAATCCGtagtgtgtgtatgtatatatatatatatatatatatatacatatagatgAGATTGAGGGGTTTAATTCAGTTGGGTTCGGGGTGACAATGTCTCGCCTCTAAACCTGTCccgatctatctatatatatacatatagatgAGATTGAGAGAAACCCTAGCCATTTATTCCCAACCCTCACTCCCCCTCTGTCCCTTCCACCCATACAAAATCTCTACACACGCACAAACCCATCTGCAAACCCATTTGCTTCTCTCCTCCACCCATACAAAATCTCCATTTCGATTtaactaatctctctctctctctctctctctctctctctctctctctctctctctctctctccccgatgTTCCCCTGATTTTTTCGGATGTTTTCTGGAGCTGCAGTTGTGATGGAGGGATGGGGGCGGGTTAGAGATCTATAAGATTAACAGCTCTTTTGTACAAATCATTTTCATTCTGTTGAATAACAAACTAGATTAATTTGGGATTTCTGTTGTTTTCCAGTGTCAAATTTTGTGTTTGATAACAACTGCATTTTGAAGTGATTCTGTTTTTAAGCTCTTTTATTGGGTCAACAAAATCCATTCTTTGAGtatggagaaggagaagaaaaataaggaCGAGGTGGGGTGGGTAAATCCGTTACCCGACAAGGGCGGGAACGGGAAGATTTTCATTACCCAGTCAGGTTTCGGGGTGGGGGAGGGGGAGGTCAGAAATTTTCGGACCAGGTTGGGTCAAAACCCGACCCGCCTTCTCCCCGTTGTCATTCCTAATCAAAATGGTAAATTAAGCCTTGTCTGTACCACTAACCCGTAATTTTCCGAAACTACACCGGACAATGCGAAACTGATGAATTAAAAGGAGAACATGTAATAAGTcattactactactatttaTTAGAGTTGATAAACAAATTAAGCTACTCGACTTCAAGCATGTGTTTGTTTGCTAAAAGCTCGTTCAAGATCGGATTATTGTAtaatcaaaccaagcttgaattATTGTTTAATGAAGCTGAATGGCCCCATTTGGCGCGTTCGGCCTTGATCTTGCCACATATTGGCCTTCCATTGACAGTGCAATTTTTGGGTGCACAATTGAAAGTAGGAATTTTGTTCCCTCCAATTTAATTAAAGAAGTACTTAATTCACATCTTTAAATTGGGCCgtacgaattttaaaaaaaattatgcaagtAAGTGTGTTATATACTTCGAAAAATGGCACGACTTCGTAATCCATTATCATGACGGAACGGAAAGAGTACatgctaaaagaaaaaattccaGACCTTTCGACTCAATGCCTCATATAACCTTCTAAACTTCAAGTATTGTCCTCCGTTATATAAGCGCCTGAACTTACTAGCCAAGATCATTCACATAATCTGAACTTCAACTGGTTTGTTAGCCTCGTACGTGGCCGTCGTTTGCTTCAATGGGGTCGCGACTTGGTCCTTTTCTGCCAGATATCCATACGCCAAATTTGCAAATCCTCTCTGTGGCTGTTCTGATCCATTTCTGATCGAAAAGCTTTTGTTATCGATCAAGCGACTTCCGTGCGTTAGGAGAAGGATTTGCAAGCCGCGCGCACCATACTAGGACTGCAACTACAATAGTATGAGTACTGAGGGGTTTCCTTTCCCATCTCGGTGTGAACACAACAATAGCATAGTATGACTGAGGGGTTTCCTTTCCATTGTCATcatttcaccaccaccatcacttttCCACCACGACTACCACACGTCCACCACAACTATTATTTCAGTACTCCATACGAACGTAATTTTGAGGGTCATACATTGAATGACTCATATCCACTTGAAAGGataagccttgtaagtggtgagtcatccaattgtattttaaggtccaactctttttctatttatccgatgtggaactcaacgttcacacatgttctaacaaatcTCCTCCTCATGTGTGAACCAAACATTGGGCCTTAACCTCTCTCTGCATCCAAGCTCCCCCTTCATTTTGATCTAATACTCTCAAACCCTAGCTCGAGCGGCACATGGGTTAGCTTTCAACAGCTCATCCAAGACCGAGACCTGGCCCGTAACAGCTGCAGCGTGGAGAGGGTTCAAACCGTCTCGATTACAAGCTAAGCACATCTTCGGGCTGGCCTCTATGAGATCTTTCACCATCTGAACGTGTCCGTTAGCCGATGCCAAGTGAAGGGGAGATCGATGAGAATCGAGAGTATCGGATAGGTTGGGATGGCGATCCAACAGGTATCGGACGAGTTCATAACGCGAACccaaaaaggtaaaagaatGTTTTAACTCctacttgggtttttttttttaactcctaCTTGGTTAATGCccacttgggttttttttttttaaactcccAAATTTCTATTGATGGATCACTCACTGCCTTCCCTTAAACGAAACTATCCATCCTTTCAAGCCCTACTAGTAAAGGTGATCGAATGTGTTATGGGCTACTTCAACCCCTCTTCTGCTCAATATCCATCCTCTCCCATACTTCCTTGTGCGACAGAACACTCTtccgtttggctaaataagtcaactggcatattttttttgtccttattcaaaaaaaattcgtactgtatttgttagtttttcgtcaattttttgaggattattgcatcgtcataaagagagaaatttaaaaagtaaagaattaatatcgaaatccaatttttttttagtaaagacaaaaaaaattggcttattggcttatttttgtctttattcaaaaaaattaggtttcaatcataattttttactttttagattcctcttgccATGACAAtgtaataatccccaaaaaattaacgcaaaactagcaaatacaaaaaaaaaaattgaataaaaacaaaaaaataaactagttggcttatttagccgaacgggatCTCAATCCCCAACCAGTTATGCAACTTTGATTTATCAGTTGTTCAGCGTCATAAGTCAAAtggcttctctcttttttgcatttattcaattttttcgcatttgttagtttttcatcaattttttgtggattattgtttcttcacgacgagaagaatctaaaaagtaaaaaattacgatcaaaacctcaattttttcgtctctattaaaaaaaattggatttcgatcatatttttttactttttaaaatccCCTCGCCAcgatgaagcaataatccacaaaaagttgatgaaaaactaacaaatgcgaaaaaaaattgaataaggacaaacaaaaaaaaaaaaaagccatttagCTTAATACTCCTTCTGCACCGGCTCTCTTGCCTGCCTTTAGATTAGCAAGCTAAAACTAGTGCTCGATCTCCCTTTCGTGTGCAACTTGCTAGTCAGCTAGTTCTGTTTGGGACAATCTCGGGTACCGGGTCGGTTCTATCAGCAtagaacaaaaaatcaaaacaattgtAATTCGACAGTGATCGATACCGAGAGCTGACCggtaagtttatttcaattttaattaACATGTGACGATTAATTTAGATGGTTGAAGAAAATTAGTTTATtgatcaaaagagaaaaaggacaTGTTCTGAGTTTAACGTGGATGTTAACATTTTTACACTAATAAAATTCGACGAGTGCATGTGTACAAACTCAAATGCAAATTAAAGTGTGTTTCTTGCATTCTTTGCAAGATAACTGAAAAtcgtttttgttctttttttctagTTAAAAGGCCCTATAACTAAAAATGCTGGCGCAAAATTATGATTTACTTTTGTCAATATATATAGACATTGACTTCATATAGGAAGCGAGTCATTAATTACACAGATTAAAAGGACTCGGGCCATAACGGCACCACAATAAAGATATTGGCACCCACAACCCTGATGATCCAAATAAGAGTTGGCAACGAGCCAACCAACGTATATGGGAAAGAACATAGATTCCGCGACAAACAGGCCAAACAGTGCTAAATCCTgccccaaaaaaaaccccaaaacaaaACTGACAAAAAACACAAGCATAAAACTTTCCTGGGCAGAAAACCGGAATTACAGGAGCATTCCTTCAGACCATCAACAAACAAAGCCAATTGTCTCAAACTTTGTTGTGAATCCTTCCTTGCCTTGGAGATCTCATTGTTGGAGGGCAAGGGGGAAGTCTACAATAGTACCGGGAAATGGCTGCACTGGATAACCAAGAAATGGAAGCCTCTGTGGTGCATAATCATCCTCATTGTCATACTGAAATGGAAGCCTTTGTGGTGCATAATCATCCTCATTGTCATACTTTCTGCCCTGATCTTTCTCTGTCGCTCTTAGAACCGCAGCCAATATCACCGAACATCCCTGTATACGGAAACCATTTGAAATTTTAATCTGGTCCATCCCTTCAGAAACCGCGAGATGGAAAAactctgttttttgtttctcttgtgTTTTCCATGTTTTCTGGAAAAGAACAGTACATAAACACTCCTTGTATATATTCACGTCGTTTTTCATTTTCGgttcacttcttcttctttttttgtgtgtgtgagacTTAGAAAACAACCTTTTGATGTTTCCCAGAATGCAGATTGTTATCAGAAAATACTTTTTTGGAAAACCGAGTAAATTTTCCAGGTTTTTCCGGATAATGAAAGCAGTACCCTATCAAAACGAATTGATTGGTGTTGGAATCTTTGTTTTGGTCCCTCTCTTCCCTGAACCCAATTAGTGTACTTCAGAGTTTGGAAATCCTCATTGTTTTCAGTTGTGTTTCAAATTTTTCGATCCAGTTTTCGAACTTCTTATATAGGGGAATGGCAGTTTGTTGTTTTCTCGAAAAGGCTTTGTATTCGGAAACAGATTGCTAAACAATACTCCATTGTATGTCAGAGAACACGATCAGCAGAAAataatacgataccaaacaggAAGAGGTACCTGTGCTAAGACCAACAACCACCCAATCCATTTGCAGGTGTCGAAATTTGACTTCACGAAATGATCGAAATCATCAAACCTCCCTGATGGATCTTCAGGAAAGTCCTGATGTTGAAATGAATTAGTTGTGCGTATAACTATGAGCTCAAGAACTGAATGTGTAGAAGAGAATTGTTTGAAGAGAATGGGGAAGTCATCTACATAACACACCTTTTCCCAATGGGAGTTTAGGGAGATATCTGTTATCAATGCAATCTCCACCAGTAGAAGAAAGAAGATCACAACCATGTACTTAGAAGATTAAGGTCAATCATATGCAATAAAAGATTATATATTCGATCCATGAACAACAAATTAGCAATACAAAAtgattacaaaaaaaacacacaagagAACGTATGTACGATAGATGTGATTCAGCCATGTATCCGTGTCCACTGCGGAGAGGGACAGCAAATCCACTTTATGCACAAGGGTTTGTTACAAGGCTCGGGTTCCTTGAACAAAATGCGAAATACCTGTCAAAACAGAAAGAGTGTTAAGATGGATGGGAGAAGGGCGCCGGCGGTGGTGTTAAAAGCTCTACAACAAAAGGATACACATGAAAGGCAGCGACGATTAGCAGTATGAGCAGCAATGTGGCCAAGGCATGTTATACCACACAAGGCGATACCAATGCCAAGAAAAGCATGAATAAACCTGCAATTTTGTCGAAGAAAATTTGATAAATAACCGAAGGAAAACAGAGAAAGGTATCAGCTGGTGGTTGTTTAAAATCAGCAGTGGAATGCTTTGCGGAAAGTTATTAGTTGTTGGTTAAAGGTTTTCAGACTTGCTTTTTAGAAATTTTCGGCGCAACCCATTCTTGAGCAAACGTTGAAAGGACAGTCAAAAATTCTATACAGCCATCTATGTTAACAAATGTAAGTACGATTTGAAAATGATTGAGGTTTTCATTCTTGAAAAAGTTCTTGGAAAGTGTTCTGAAAAACTGATTCAGAAAACAGCAACCATGGATGACCTGAGACACTCCAGCGGAAAAGAGCTTACCATGGAAGAGAGAATTTAGGATGATCAGAAGATGAGCCATCCATGTCTAGTTGCCAAGCCCTAACCATCCAAATGCTGTAAAGGATCATTGCAATCCCAGTAACTCCTATTGTCGAGTTTACTAGTTTCAGGGACAATTGTAGCCAACTCTTCACAGTTCTTGCCATTCAAACCAACCAAGAAATTGACAAACACCTAccctgttcggtttgggttttggggAAGATTTTTATGAGTAAtgaggggagagagataaagaaaatttattgaggaCCATGCGCAAATGTTTGAGAGCCAAAACGAACAAGTTCACTTAGCTacgaaaagaaaaagtgaattCTAACTTGTGGGAAAGTTGAAATTTGTAGTGTTTGATTCCTTGAGGAGTTGCTTGCCAGGTTTAAGTTTATGTAGAAATTATGTGAGAAATTTGGAGCCTGTTTTTGAGATACTAAGAGGAGAATGATTGTGCAAATGAGGTGAAAAGAGGAAATTTCCAAGAAAATGTGGTCTGATTTGTTGAGATTTGGCTTCATTCTCATTTGTCAAAGACTAGCAGTCTTTCTTGACAATGGAAAGATCTGCCCATTCTTGTTTGTCAAAGACTAGCAGTCTTTCTTGACAATGGAAAGATCTGCACATTTGCAGAAGATCTCACGCATGGTTTGAAATTAATGCCATAAGCATGGCTGTTGAACAGGGCTCTattctttgcctataaattgagCCTTCTGCACTTGTATTTGGTGTGGGAAAATCAGTGAGAGTTTGAGAGCtgcatatgtatgcatttgtatcagtctgtgagtgagtgtgagttagagtgatttgtaatcctcctcctcctaaatataatcCAGCTGCCCCCCGTGGATGTAcctgattttggggaaccacgtaaatctttgtctctgtgtttgtgtgtgtgtttgtgttctggtttggtccttagtttccgcaacaattggtatcagagcttgggAAGCCAAAACACAAAGCAACATTCTGTTTTTGCCTCTGTTCGAATCTGCGTTTTTTCGAAACAGCTCGAAAATACGATCTAATCTGTCCATCTtgttcgtctcgtcgagacgattTCGGGAAGGTATAATAAGCCTTCATCCGACGTCGGGGTGAACCACACCTTCCCGGTCAAAGTTGCGCTTAAGCAGTCAAATCAGAAAATGAATCTAACGCGCTTGTGATACGTTTCCACGCGCAACTGCAGGTTGAAGACGATGACATCAGCAAGATGTCATCATCCAGTCAGCAACATGTCATCGCTCCATCAGTACCACATGGCGCTGTCATCCGCCACATCACCTGCCCAGTCATCAGACACGTCATCTGCCACGTCACCAAACGGGACCCATATGTGCTGAGTCATCAACCACGTCAGCAGTCCGCGTGTCATTCCACGTCAGCGCCAGGTGGGTGCCACGTGTTCGACACCTCAGCAAAAGTGGTCCAGTCAATCATCCAGTCAGCAGAATTTTcctaaaatttgttttctgtgtTTTCGGAGCCGTCCGGACTCCGTTTTTCGCCCGTGAgtagtcgattttgactatctcgacgttcCAGATCCAACCCCGTGCCCCGTTTTTCGAGATTCCGTTCCGAAAAATCTGTTGGGAGTATTTTCAGCGGTAAAACTCTCGCTTTTGACTTCGTTGGATGTCCAGCATCGACGAGGAGAGCCCTAGTGTTGTTTCTTCAACACCTATGGACAAATCATCAGATAAGAAGACTTCAGACGAGCCCTCGGTCAGTTCCTACATGAGGAGGAGCTCGGTTTCGAATGCCAAATTCGAAGTGGATAAGTTCGATGGCACAATTAACTTCGGCATGTGGCAATGCGAAGTTTTGGATATTCTAAATCAACAAGATTTGGAATTCACTTTGGAGGATCGTCCTGAGGATATGTCCACCTCCGATTGGGACAAGCTTAATCGGCAAGCTTGTGGCACGATCCGTCTTTGTTTGTCCAAAGACATCAAGTATTCCGTCATGAGGGACAATTCAGCCAAGGAGTTGTGGCAGAAATTAGAGAGcaagtacatgacgaagagCATAGAGAACAGACTCTACCTGAAGAAGAGACTGTATCGTTTTCAGTATCAACAAGGTGCGTCAATGAACGAACATCTAaatagtttcaataaaattttggccGATTTGCAAAACCTTGATGTTAAAATTGACGATGAGGATAAGGcacttttgttgataaattCTTTGCCTGATACATATGACCACTTGGTTACTACCTTACTGTATGGAAAAGATGAAATTCGTTTTAATGACGTTTGCTCTACTTTGATTAACAACGAGGTACGGAAGAAGGATCAACAAGTTCATCGGGATCCCTCTTCATCAGCACTATCAGTAAGGGGAAGGACTGAATCGAGGAATAGACAGTCCGGGAGGAGACAGTCCAGGTCCAGGTCAAAAGGCAAATCAGCTGAAAGGAATCAGAAATTCGGTGATAGGAAGCAGATTGCAAAGGATGAGTGTGCTTACTGTCATGAAACGGGGCACTGGAAGAAGGATTGCCCCAAAATCaaggaacaacaacaacaacgagcAAATGTTGCAAGAGGAGAGGTTGACGACTTGGCATCAGCCTTGATTGTTTCATCAG
The sequence above is a segment of the Rhododendron vialii isolate Sample 1 chromosome 13a, ASM3025357v1 genome. Coding sequences within it:
- the LOC131312809 gene encoding tetraspanin-19-like isoform X1 yields the protein MARTVKSWLQLSLKLVNSTIGVTGIAMILYSIWMVRAWQLDMDGSSSDHPKFSLPWFIHAFLGIGIALCGITCLGHIAAHTANRRCLSCYMVVIFFLLLVEIALITDISLNSHWEKDFPEDPSGRFDDFDHFVKSNFDTCKWIGWLLVLAQGCSVILAAVLRATEKDQGRKYDNEDDYAPQRLPFQYDNEDDYAPQRLPFLGYPVQPFPGTIVDFPLALQQ
- the LOC131312809 gene encoding tetraspanin-19-like isoform X2, translating into MARTVKSWLQLSLKLVNSTIGVTGIAMILYSIWMVRAWQLDMDGSSSDHPKFSLPWFIHAFLGIGIALCGITCLGHIAAHTANRRCLSCYMVVIFFLLLVEIALITDISLNSHWEKDFPEDPSGRFDDFDHFVKSNFDTCKWIGWLLVLAQGCSVILAAVLRATEKDQGRKYDNEDDYAPQRLPFLGYPVQPFPGTIVDFPLALQQ